From the genome of Nicotiana sylvestris chromosome 2, ASM39365v2, whole genome shotgun sequence, one region includes:
- the LOC104219608 gene encoding SNF1-related protein kinase catalytic subunit alpha KIN10 isoform X2 — protein sequence MDGSTVQGGSSVESFLRNYKLGKTLGIGSFGKVKIAEHTLTGHKVAVKILNRRKIKNMDMEEKVRREIKILRLFMHPHIIRLYEVVETPSDIYVVMEYVKSGELFDYIVEKGRLQEDEARKFFQQIISGVEYCHRNMVVHRDLKPENLLLDSKWNVKIADFGLSNIMRDGHFLKTSCGSPNYAAPEVISGKLYAGPEVDVWSCGVILYALLCGTLPFDDENIPNLFKKIKIDEDILQEVVKRGFDRNSLVASLCNRVQNEGTVAYYLLLDNRFRASSGYMGAEFQETMEYGYHQINSSEAVASPVGQHLPGIMDFQQVGARQFPVERKWALGLQSRAHPREIMTEVLKALQGLNVCWKKIGPYNMKCQWVPGVPGHHEGTSNNSIHNPFFGDDSTVIENGGVTIPNAVKFEVQLYKTREEKYLLDLQRVQGPQFLFLDLCAAFLAQLRVL from the exons ATGGATGGATCAACAGTCCAAGGTGGGAGCAGCGTGGAGTCATTTCTACGGAACTATAAGCTTGGGAAAACTCTTGGCATTGGATCATTCGGAAAAGTTAAAATAGCTGAACATACCTTAACAGGGCATAAAGTTGCTGTCAAGATTCTCAATCGTCGGAAAATCAAGAACATGGATATGGAAGAAAAAG TGAGAAGGGAAATCAAAATATTGAGATTGTTCATGCATCCTCACATCATTCGGCTGTATGAGGTTGTAGAGACACCATCAGATATATATGTTGTGATGGAGTATGTGAAATCTGGTGAGCTGTTTGATTACATTGTGGAGAAGGGCAGGCTACAAGAGGATGAAGCTCGTAAATTCTTCCAGCAG ATAATCTCTGGTGTGGAATACTGCCACAGGAACATGGTGGTTCATAGAGATCTTAAGCCTGAGAACCTCCTTTTGGATTCCAAATGGAATGTGAAGATTGCAGATTTTGGGTTGAGTAATATCATGCGTGATGGTCACTTTCTCAAGACAAGTTGTGGTAGCCCAAATTATGCTGCGCCGGAG GTGATATCAGGAAAGTTATATGCTGGACCTGAGGTAGATGTATGGAGCTGTGGTGTTATTCTATATGCTCTTCTCTGTGGCACCCTTCCATTTGATGACGAAAACATTCCCAACCTCTTTAAGAAAATAAAG ATTGATGAAGATATTCTTCAAGAGGTGGTCAAAAGGGGATTTGACAGGAACAGTCTTGTTGCCTCTCTCTGCAATAGAGTTCAGAATGAG GGTACTGTGGCGTACTATTTGCTGCTGGACAACCGCTTTCGTGCTTCCAGTGGCTACATGGGAGCTGAATTCCAGGAGACTATG GAATACGGTTATCATCAAATAAATTCAAGTGAAGCTGTTGCTTCCCCTGTTGGGCAACACTTGCCTGGAATAATGGATTTTCAACAAGTTGGTGCGAGGCAGTTTCCTGTCGAAAGGAAATGGGCTCTTGGGCTCCAG TCTCGAGCGCATCCACGTGAGATAATGACAGAGGTTCTGAAAGCTCTGCAAGGACTGAATGTATGTTGGAAGAAGATTGGACCCTACAACATGAAATGCCAATGGGTTCCTGGCGTACCTGGCCATCATGAAGGCACGAGTAATAATTCCATACACAATCCATTCTTTGGAGATGATTCAACCGTCATTGAGAACGGTGGTGTCACTATACCTAATGCAGTGAAGTTTGAAGTTCAG CTTTATAAAACTCGGGAGGAGAAATACCTGCTTGACCTTCAAAGAGTACAGGGTCCACAGTTCCTTTTCTTGGATCTCTGTGCTGCTTTCCTTGCTCAGCTTCGGGTCCTCTAA
- the LOC104219618 gene encoding ethylene-responsive transcription factor ERN1-like translates to MARKRRASEGLGENKTRDDDQAGNAAWEEMVKEAAAAAALGGARRARKRFVGVRQRPSGRWVAEIKDTIQKIRVWLGTFDTAEEAARAYDEAACLLRGANTRTNFWPSSSSSSSTPALPSKITNLLLNRLKARNNSLAAAAAAASSSDSSAPVEIRDQDKQLEEYRDETAYFSDSQFMEYLKDPEDQITDNSMNTNTSAIAMNNFTNTLEACLTENDYSVVQPVMKSDEINWSGGEINNNPVEEDAQEEEESEEENDSTDIGDVEPIDFHFVDEIESSCYYSPFEIAEEINSADTMDQLGMVYGDESLMISEAMRRMNYERKFSASLYAFNGISECLKLKLKSGGVMQRERSEQLSRLRNACKRNRKEEEEDEKKINEEGIGTKMGERKETECSSQSSSETGQSSLSEITYESELSLWSSIDLPPICAFFT, encoded by the coding sequence ATGGCAAGGAAAAGACGGGccagtgagggacttggtgaaaataaaACCCGCGATGATGATCAAGCTGGGAACGCAGCCTGGGAAGAGATGGTAAAGGAAGCAGCTGCAGCAGCCGCGCTAGGTGGAGCGCGACGAGCACGAAAAAGATTTGTGGGTGTTAGACAAAGGCCATCAGGAAGATGGGTTGCTGAAATAAAAGACACCATACAAAAGATAAGAGTATGGTTAGGGACTTTTGACACAGCTGAAGAAGCAGCAAGAGCATATGATGAAGCTGCTTGTTTACTTCGTGGAGCCAATACTCGCACGAATTTTTGGCCTAGttcttcatcatcttcttctactCCAGCACTTCCTTCAAAAATCACTAACCTTCTTCTTAATAGACTCAAAGCTAGAAATAATTCCTTAGCTGCCGCTGCCGCTGCCGCTTCTTCTTCTGATTCTTCTGCGCCTGTGGAAATTCGTGATCAGGACAAACAGTTAGAGGAATACAGAGATGAAACAGCTTATTTTTCGGATTCACAGTTTATGGAGTATCTCAAAGACCCTGAAGATCAAATAACTGATAATAGCATGAACACTAATACCAGTGCAATTGCCATGAACAATTTCACAAACACCTTGGAGGCATGCTTGACTGAAAACGATTACAGCGTAGTTCAGCCTGTGATGAAAAGCGATGAAATTAACTGGAGTGGTGGAGAGATTAATAATAATCCTGTGGAAGAAGACGcccaagaagaagaagagagtgaAGAGGAAAATGATAGTACTGATATAGGAGATGTAGAGCCAATTGACTTCCACTTTGTTGATGAAATTGAATCGTCATGTTATTATTCACCATTTGAGATAGCTGAAGAGATTAACTCAGCAGACACAATGGATCAGCTGGGGATGGTCTATGGAGATGAGTCGTTAATGATAAGTGAGGCTATGAGGAGGATGAATTACGAGAGGAAATTCTCAGCATCACTTTATGCATTTAACGGAATTTCAGAATGCTTAAAGTTGAAGCTGAAATCAGGCGGAGTTATGCAGAGAGAAAGATCTGAACAATTAAGCAGACTCAGAAATGCATGCAAAAGGAACCGGAAAGAGGAGGAAGAGGATGAGAAGAAAATTAATGAAGAAGGAATTGGCACTAAAATGGGTGAAAGAAAGGAAACTGAATGCAGTTCACAAAGCTCATCGGAAACAGGACAATCTTCTTTATCAGAGATTACTTATGAAAGTGAATTGTCTCTCTGGAGCTCAATTGATTTACCACCAATCTGCGCCTTTTTTACTTAG
- the LOC104219608 gene encoding SNF1-related protein kinase catalytic subunit alpha KIN10 isoform X1, with protein sequence MDGSTVQGGSSVESFLRNYKLGKTLGIGSFGKVKIAEHTLTGHKVAVKILNRRKIKNMDMEEKVRREIKILRLFMHPHIIRLYEVVETPSDIYVVMEYVKSGELFDYIVEKGRLQEDEARKFFQQIISGVEYCHRNMVVHRDLKPENLLLDSKWNVKIADFGLSNIMRDGHFLKTSCGSPNYAAPEVISGKLYAGPEVDVWSCGVILYALLCGTLPFDDENIPNLFKKIKGGMYTLPSHLSAGARDLIPRMLIVDPMKRMTIPEIRMHPWFQAHLPRYLAVPPPDTMQQAKKIDEDILQEVVKRGFDRNSLVASLCNRVQNEGTVAYYLLLDNRFRASSGYMGAEFQETMEYGYHQINSSEAVASPVGQHLPGIMDFQQVGARQFPVERKWALGLQSRAHPREIMTEVLKALQGLNVCWKKIGPYNMKCQWVPGVPGHHEGTSNNSIHNPFFGDDSTVIENGGVTIPNAVKFEVQLYKTREEKYLLDLQRVQGPQFLFLDLCAAFLAQLRVL encoded by the exons ATGGATGGATCAACAGTCCAAGGTGGGAGCAGCGTGGAGTCATTTCTACGGAACTATAAGCTTGGGAAAACTCTTGGCATTGGATCATTCGGAAAAGTTAAAATAGCTGAACATACCTTAACAGGGCATAAAGTTGCTGTCAAGATTCTCAATCGTCGGAAAATCAAGAACATGGATATGGAAGAAAAAG TGAGAAGGGAAATCAAAATATTGAGATTGTTCATGCATCCTCACATCATTCGGCTGTATGAGGTTGTAGAGACACCATCAGATATATATGTTGTGATGGAGTATGTGAAATCTGGTGAGCTGTTTGATTACATTGTGGAGAAGGGCAGGCTACAAGAGGATGAAGCTCGTAAATTCTTCCAGCAG ATAATCTCTGGTGTGGAATACTGCCACAGGAACATGGTGGTTCATAGAGATCTTAAGCCTGAGAACCTCCTTTTGGATTCCAAATGGAATGTGAAGATTGCAGATTTTGGGTTGAGTAATATCATGCGTGATGGTCACTTTCTCAAGACAAGTTGTGGTAGCCCAAATTATGCTGCGCCGGAG GTGATATCAGGAAAGTTATATGCTGGACCTGAGGTAGATGTATGGAGCTGTGGTGTTATTCTATATGCTCTTCTCTGTGGCACCCTTCCATTTGATGACGAAAACATTCCCAACCTCTTTAAGAAAATAAAG GGTGGTATGTATACTCTGCCCAGCCATTTATCAGCTGGTGCAAGGGATCTGATCCCAAGGATGCTTATAGTTGACCCTATGAAGCGAATGACTATTCCTGAGATTCGTATGCACCCTTGGTTCCAAGCTCATCTACCACGCTATTTAGCTGTACCTCCACCAGATACGATGCAACAAGCGAAAAAG ATTGATGAAGATATTCTTCAAGAGGTGGTCAAAAGGGGATTTGACAGGAACAGTCTTGTTGCCTCTCTCTGCAATAGAGTTCAGAATGAG GGTACTGTGGCGTACTATTTGCTGCTGGACAACCGCTTTCGTGCTTCCAGTGGCTACATGGGAGCTGAATTCCAGGAGACTATG GAATACGGTTATCATCAAATAAATTCAAGTGAAGCTGTTGCTTCCCCTGTTGGGCAACACTTGCCTGGAATAATGGATTTTCAACAAGTTGGTGCGAGGCAGTTTCCTGTCGAAAGGAAATGGGCTCTTGGGCTCCAG TCTCGAGCGCATCCACGTGAGATAATGACAGAGGTTCTGAAAGCTCTGCAAGGACTGAATGTATGTTGGAAGAAGATTGGACCCTACAACATGAAATGCCAATGGGTTCCTGGCGTACCTGGCCATCATGAAGGCACGAGTAATAATTCCATACACAATCCATTCTTTGGAGATGATTCAACCGTCATTGAGAACGGTGGTGTCACTATACCTAATGCAGTGAAGTTTGAAGTTCAG CTTTATAAAACTCGGGAGGAGAAATACCTGCTTGACCTTCAAAGAGTACAGGGTCCACAGTTCCTTTTCTTGGATCTCTGTGCTGCTTTCCTTGCTCAGCTTCGGGTCCTCTAA